The following nucleotide sequence is from Phacochoerus africanus isolate WHEZ1 chromosome 6, ROS_Pafr_v1, whole genome shotgun sequence.
TGAGAGTGGGAGGTGAGGATAGGGATTGGGCCTTGAAATGTGACAGGCTGCTATCTGTAGAGCAGGGTAATTTTGGACTTAATCAGGTCCTCCTGTTTCTCTGAAAAGATATGTATAATACCCACTTGTCACTAAGACAGGTCTGAAGAggtaaaatataaagaatcatGCTACTGACCCTCTTCCTTTGACATACCAAGAACAGGGGAGAATACAGGACTAGgtcaaggggaaaagaaaaagacaaatatttaccTTTCCCTTGTGGTTAACCTCTGTTGAAAACCACCAACAAATGTCACTTATGTTAGGGAGGCACCATGGTAAAAATGTctacttatttaaaaacaaacacagggaTAATATTTCAGTTGTACCTTTGTATCAATTGTCAACTGTagtgattttctttctggctAAAACAGAAGTGAAAACTGAGGGAGAAAGagtcaagaaagaaaagcaggaagctAGAGCTTGGTGCAAGATGTGTGAAACTACCTCAGAAATGTTTCCTTGTTTATGACAGATAGGCAGGTCACAGCATACCATTAATGGGTTCCTTTCTCTATATTGTAGTTACTTCTTATTTTGaccttgaaataaaaaaaatccttttttactAGGATATGATTTTTTACTAGGTTACAATCCTTCCTCAAAGTTACTGCCTAATAGCACTTAAGAAgctgactttaaaaataacaaaaacactcTAGATTTTAGGAGAAACGTAAAGAACTCAACTtcaaaatgcctttaaaaaaaaaaacgagaaaCTTGAAAGGTCCAAGGTCTCCCACATTTCCTCCCCTGCAGCATCTCTTGACTGTCAGCTGGCATATGCTGAGCATAGAGGGAGGAGAGCCACACTGGTTATAGCAGTAACTGaactggaaagagaaagggacGGGGATCCTTCCATTGACTACTTGATAAGCCAAGTCCAAAATAACATCCCAACATTGCACATGTTATTAACTGTACTGATGGaagttttatttcaaatgtaATAATACTCTTCAATAGGTGGGATAAAGTAAGATTTgttttcctccccacccctcaaccccCCAGCCCAATGAAGTAGTtttgcttgtatttctttgcCCCCCACccttaaaatacaaataacttgGAGAAGGTAGGTATAAGAGCAGTGAGAGGGAGAACTGGATGGAATAGTGAAATGTAAAGCATATATGACTTTTTAATTTGGAAGGGAGGCCCTTTgtcataataaaaaaagaaaaaaaaatcaaaggaggaaaaacaaacaaggaacaATAATAAACCAAACTCCTACTTCCAATGCTCTCTAGACTGTTCAAAATGCCTTTCCCTTAGTTTCCATCAGTACCTGGGAGGGAAGAATGGGCGTTTTGGTGCAAAGAACGGAGGGCCCCTAGCGAAAGGTGGCCTGGGTCTCTTTAAGCTGTGGAAAGGGTCTCTGCTGAGAAAAGGTTCCCTAGGCCGAAAGTCTGGCCGGGGACTCCGCAAGATCATCCCACTCCGGCTGATGGCGTCTCTGTGTGAGGGACCCAAGGGAGGCCcactgctgctgttgctgcctcccccacctcctcctccatggGCTGGGCCCAAGTGCTCCAGAGAATGGGAAGGTAGGCTGAGGCTCTCGCGTACACGGCTAAGGCCAGGGCCGTTGAGGTCCCGCTGGGTAGGGCCCCCATGGTCCCTGGGTCCTGGGAGCACCCCAAAATGATCAGCCAAGGTCCCTTGAAGGAGGGAACTATGGTCCTTGGGAAATACTGCCACAGCCCCTGCCACTCCGTGCTCTGCCAGTGGTGGGGTTGGGAAGGGTACAACCCCAGAATGGTCAACGGtaggtggaggaggaggtggagtaGAAAAAGGGACACCACTCCCAGCACTGCTGCTATGTTCcccagggggtggaggagggggtggggtagggaaagGAACTCCGCTGTGCTCTCCAGGAGGTGGGGCAGCATGGGCCAGTGCTGCCTCCTTTGTGAAGGGGTTCGAAAGATCCACAGAGGGTAGATGAGTGGGTGCATCTCGAGAGAAGATACCACCATGATCCTTAGAAGGGGCAGGTGGGGCAGATGATGGCCCCACTGGCTCTCTCTGGAAGGGTGTCCCATGTTCCAAGGGGGACGGGGGGAGATGATGCTCAAATGTTGAGTTGAAACTGTTGGAACGAAAGCTGCCGACACTTTCCTGAAATTGGGGTGCCCGTTCCTTGTACGGTGCTGTTTTAAAGCCAGTGAGGCCtccgctgcccccacccccaagggaTGCCAACTCAGAGGCACTTGAGGGACCATTGTCAAACGAGCCGCCTGAGGTGCTCAAATCAAACCAACCCACCCTTGAAGCCTCACGCCCATGTCCTCTATTTCCCTTCCCAGGAACTCGGATGGACTCTACAGTCTGTATTGGCTCCCCTGACATCCTCCTATTGGATGCATTATGATAACCCAAGGTTTCTATAGGGGCCCCCTTCTCTTCGGTACTATCAGGCAAGTCTAAGCAGGAGGAGGAGACTCGGGTTTCTATACGGTAGTGCTCTTCTTGTTGCTGATCAGTGGCTGCCAAGCTGGGCTGGGTGAGGTTTGAGAGACTGACAGCATCACTTGCAGTGCCCTTGCTGGGGGCCTGGCCAAAATGCTTATCATCTGAGGGCTTTCGTGAGGCGTTTTTAAGCATATTCTTAAACTCAATCGTCGATGTGGTGGAAATGGTGGAGGCCAGGACTTTCTCCACACCTGACGTGGGTGGGTGGCCCGTGGGAGCGGCAAGGGTATTCTGCGGAGAGAAAAGGGAACGATGTGGGACTGGGTGAGGAGAGTCTGGGTACTGCTTCTGTGGCAAACTGAGATGCCCAGTGGTAGACTGAGACAAGCTATTGTGGTTGGAGTCGGGGGTGAAAAATGAATCATTCTTACTCGGTGAAGGTGACCGGTCAGACCCAGGTTCATTCCCTCTTATGCTGAAGGCACCAAATAGCCCAGGGGAAGATGACAGACGGTCACAGTTCTCACTAGAGTCCAGAAGGGCCCTTACAGATGGAGGGAAGGCAGATTTGACCCCAAATTCTTGGGCCCTGTGGCTGTAACTGGACAGGATTGGCTGGTACTCGGTGGTATCAGAAAGCTTGCTTGATTTCAGGATAGATTTGGCCGGTTTCTTCTCTAGGTTCATCATGGCAGAGGGTGGAGGCCCTGAATACTCAAAATCTCGGTAATCTTCATCTTCCTGGAAAGAAGTATCTGGATAGAATTTCTCCTGTGAAGAGTCCATCAGGGAAGATGGTCTCTCCATCCCATCAGACGGCTGCTTATAGGGTGATTCACTGCCCAAACCAAAGGGCCGATATGTAGATAGAGAATTGGAGAGCTCTCGAGGGTAGCTTTCCTCTCTCCCAGGGGGTGGTGATCTTGTACTGCTGGGCGTTGAGGAACCAGGGCTAATGATCTTGGAAAGCAGGGACATGGTATCTACACTGCTGGATGTGGGCTTGTCCATCATCTCATCTTGGGTGGGCGTCCCACTCCGTTCATCCCGCACAGGGGTTCCATCAATGTTGTCAATTGACGTGCTAGTAGGGCCACGCTGGAAGTCTGACGGATGGCTTTCAGTTGGGGCACTGGACCCCAAACTGCTCAGGATTGGGATGTTTAAGTTTAAGCCACTGAAACCAGGATTACCTTTTAAGAAGTTGTGAATCTTCATTTCCAGGCTTGGGGAGGTGGACTCGGACTCCAGCTTTGGCTTGGAGATCTCTGAAGATTGGCACATGGCAACTTCAGTAGGTGGGGCAGCAGGGCTAGTATTGTGGGTACTTGTAAACCCCAGAGTGTTGGATGGGAGCTTGAAAGTAGTGCTTGGGAGCCCTGGGCTTTGCCCAATCGAGGCCTTGCTGGCTGAAGTTGAAGAGACTTCAGAAGTTGATGAATTAGGAGAATAGCTGAAGCCTTTGGAAATAAAGGATTGGGTATTGGAGGgtaaatttcttccttttatgttAGAGACTGTGGTGTTGGCGGGGGACGCTGAAGTGCTCTGGGATGCAGCTTCGCTGGATGGAACTGGGTTCCCAGTAACACTCTGAAGTAAAGATGACAGGCCTATAGAAACAAAGATTAGAGGAATTAAAAAGAACAACTCTGTAGCTTACAATGAAAACAATGTAGATTAATTGGATATTCTCATTCATTCCAGTGGGAACCAGATAGACACTAAAATACTAGATCAAAGGGAATCCAGACCAAATAAGCAATGGCTAAATGTAATAGAAAACACTGGATCTATTTATTAATATAACGAGAGCAAATTACTGAAATGTTTCTAGTAGTCATGAAACAGGTCCAACATGACACAATAAAAGGCAACAGGAAGGGGGAGATTTTAGTGTCAGAATCATTCACAGTTGAAACAAgacaaagcaggaaaagaaagggggcaaaattattcttaaaataacaCTTTAAGCCAATATTTCTAAAAGTCTGGTCTGTAGAACTGTTTCTCTAAATACAAATCTATTTATTCTGCCCTACGCTTCCTTTTCATCCTCCATAATTGTCTTTAATAAGTTAATGTATACTGCTATTCTCGGGAGAGAGACAGCAATATGCAAATTGTAGGAATTTATTtgaacagggatttttttttcaaggagcaTCTCTTGCTAGACTGGTGTTACCTATGGGGAGACAAAGCTTTGGTTGTAAAATTTTTGGATGCAAAATGtagcaataataaatatataaacatacaccaCAAAGACTTAGAAAGCTAGACCATGGGGACACTGATTTTTTCATAAGAAAACATACAATCCCATCATGTAGGTTGAAAACTTCCAAAGACAACTGGTCTACCTGGGTTGCCATTGATGAGATTCAACCCTACTCACTGATAGACAAAACCCTCTCAGAAGGACTGAGAAATACTTCTTTGGAGCAAAGGAAGGCTGAAATCCATTCAAGCAAATTACTCCTGTAGAAAATTTCTtatgaaaataactgaaatattattttgttatgaaaataacaaagaaataacaGATCCTTTAAATCCaatcatattttagaaaatacaatttctttttcttttttttggtgtgtgtgtctttttgctatttcttgggccgctcccgcggcatatggaggttcccaggctaggggtcgaatcggagctgcagccaccagcctacgccagaaccacagcaatgctggatccgagccacgtctgcaacctacaccagagctcacggcaacgccggatcgtcaatccactgagcaagggcagggaccgaacccgcaacctcatggttcctagtcggatttgttaaccactgcgccacgatgggaactccaagaaaacacaATTTCTGATCacaaatgaaaactttttatgtatatttcaccTGAGTTTATGGCTTTCAGTCATATACTAAAACTTTCCCTTCATAATGAtatgctgaaagaaaatatttcatatacttcaataaatgtttcttcaaaactttaattttcattcataatCGCTAGGAGATTTAAGGACTAAAGAATTTTAAGGTCACACCATCcctgaaacattttcaaatgccATCAACTTCTAAATGATGCATGgtttttataatttccaaaatttgatAACATCCAAATAATCAAAATACTGTTGATTTTAGTTATTatcctcctggaaaaaaaaaaaacaacccatattTCATTTCCAGAAAGTGCTATGGTTATTTAATCCTCCCCCCAATAGTTTAATTCTTAGTAGTCACTGCTTTTACCAAAACCAGATGTCTTCAAGTACCAAAAAGTGGTATGTGataataccatatgattttaaaaaagatattttagcaGCAACTGTGAAGCTGTGAAAAACCAGCCAGGGGACACTGGATCTCATTGTTCTCCCAGCTCTTTGACTCTCCCACAAAGCCCCTCAATAAAATAGACTGATGCCCCCTCCCTCAAAAGACATTTTAACGTATCTTTCAGATGTGAAATAAATTCCTCAAAAGACCATTTTATTATCGTAGATACTACTCAGATTTCTGGCAATAGGTGAAAGAGTCTCCTACCACTAAGAATTACTTTTCTTCAATCTTAAACCACACTATAGCTCTTTGCCCACTGAAGTCATTCTTTTGTGTTGAAAATCCATCAATAAGGGCTATGGGTGACACATGCAGAGCAAAGTTCTAAGTGATTTCCCTTACAGTGTTTGAAGAAAGGTAGCTATGTAAGTTGTTGGACacaactcttttaaaaatcaaagagaattCCACTTTCCATAAGGAACTGAAAGGTGATGAACTGCCCTGTTATTCCACAAAGCTTGCTTCCTGAAATTTCTACTTCTCATTTCATCACAACACACCTAGTTCGGTTCAAATTTTGTCTGATAAGAAGGTCCACTTGATACTGTCATTAACAATCTGCTGAAAGAAAAGcttcttctttaaaattaatattatatctatatatgaaGGTAAAATACAAATGAGTTTAAGACTTTTACTGTAACTACAGGAAGGTGATAGAAGAGGAACTAAAGGGAGAAATCATAAACATGCCAATCTCTCAAACTAATTATCCCTGAAATAAATGGTAAAAGATGTACTGTAGTATTACCATTAATTCTTTACTGCTGACACCACTATGTAGGGATGTGGATTATTATTTAACAGCATTTAGCTATGTAACAAAATTCTCTTACATTGCAAGACAAAGCTCACTATGATACAGTGCTTGGTGAATCCAGTTACAGAACAGTTTAGGAAGTAAGAAAATTAAGATACCTGTACTGCTGCTCTCTATTCACATAAAGCAGGACTTTTCAACCTCAGCACcactgacattttgggctggataCTTCTTTGTTGTtgaggctgtcctgtgcatcgTAGGATTAAATAGCTTTCCTGGCTTCTACCCATTAGATGTAGTAGCACCCCTAACCCCAGTTGTGACAAACAAAAACGTGTTCAGACAAGGCAAATATCCCCTGGTGGCTCCTAGCTGAGAACTACTGATACAGAGTAAATCACCATTGAAGCAGTTTGTAATTTATTGCATAATTATACCGAGGTTGCTATCTGGAGGGTCTGAGAACAGAGAACAAGGTAAGTCTTACGAAAAAAATGTTAGAAGCAGACAATTTTAGGCTCAAAACAGATAATTAGCAAAGCTGAATGGAGAGGTTCAAAAAAGGTAGAGATAATaggtagaaagaaaacaaaaaaattacgtTATCTATAGAGGCCTCTACAAAACATCAGGACATAGAAGAGATAACCATGGTTCATAAGAGTTCTGATAGTAGACCGATCTTTCTCACTGCCTTTTGTTTCAGttaacattaaaatatgtaaaccTCAATATAAACTAACCTGTACTAAGAGGCGAGGTTGGGGTAAATGGTCTAAGTGAAAGAATACTGGACTCCCGTAGGGAAACCTTTTAGTCTCAGCTCATCATTGAACAGACAGATGTATgaccctcccccttcctttttttttttttttgctttttagggctgcacatgtggcatgcggaagttcccaggttaagggtcgatgggagctgctgctgccggcctacaccacagccacagcaacatgggatccgagtcttgtctgtggcctacaccacagctcacagcaacgccggatcactaacccactgagcaaggccagggactgaaccacatcctcatggatactagttgagttcttaacctgagccacaatgggcactcctagATGTGTGACCTTAAGCAGGTCACATCACCTCTCTAAGCCTTAATTTGTTCAcctgaaaaggaaaggataagACTAGATAATATTCAAAGTCTCTTTCAGCTTTGACATTCCATAATTCTATAAATGCCAGCTCGTACATGGTAAAGAGAATAATGAATTAACTATAATACACATTTCATGGCTTTGGAGAACTCAGAAATGGAATCCAGGATTAAGCCAGAGACAAACATTCACAATTCAAGTCTCTCTGGCACGTGTCAGTTTACCTTGCAGTGCAGGGGCTGACTGTGTCTGGGTTTTGGAAAGAGCAGACAGAATGCTCTCTGGGGTGATCTCCACCTTCGAGAGGATATTTGCCAGAGGGTTGTGAGATGTTGTCGTGGCAGGTACAGGTGTTTTCAGGCCACTGGTGAGGTTGCTGGgacttgtaggagttcctggaGAAGGTCTTGATGCAGGACTGACACCTGGTGGCAGAAAGATTAACTCAagaaaatgcaattcaaaatGATCATTCATGACACTTCCCTGTCACTTAATCGGTCTGGTATGTTTGTTTAACAGAAATTTTATGACTGTTCCATCttgtacaaataaaaaaatctgaaaatcagaTTAAGACATGCTCCCATCTAACTGGAACACccttaattaaatatattaatttttttcatatgtattcttttgttttcagagCCCCAATAAAGATTAAAgaacctatttttttctctattaaatgGAAGATACATATCAGAGTTCTGTTGGTGTTCAACAAACACTGATGGCTAATTACGATCAGAGCCACTGTGCTGTATAACTTGGCCAATGTATACTTCTATGTAATAAataagttatttccttttttttttttaaatcttttttgtctctttagggccgcacgcatagcatatgtaggttcccaggctagggggtccaatcagaccgttgctgccggcctacgccacagccacagccacatgggatccgagccatatgacttcaacctataccacacctttcacctacaccacagctcacagcaacaccagatccttaacccatggagcaagaccaggaatagaacccgccacctcatggttcctagtcggatttgtgtccacttgcaccacg
It contains:
- the RPRD2 gene encoding regulation of nuclear pre-mRNA domain-containing protein 2 isoform X6; this encodes MAAGGGGGSSKASSSSASSAGALESSLDRKFQSVTNTMESIQGLSSWCIENKKHHTTIVYHWMKWLRRSAYPHRLNLFYLANDVIQNCKRKNAIIFRESFADVLPEAAALVKDPSVSKSIERIFKIWEDRNVYPEEMIMALREALTSTNPKAALKSKIVAEFRSQALIEELLLYKRSEDQIELKEKQLSTMRVDVCSTETLKCLKDKTGGKKFSKEFEEASAKLEEFVNGLDKQVKNGPSLTEALENAGIFYEAQYKEVKVVANAYKTFANRVNNLKKKLDQLKSTLPDPEESPVPSPSMDAPSPTGSESPFQGMGGEESQSPTVESEKSATPEPATDNRDVEDMELSDVEDDGSKIIVEDRKEKPVEKSAVSTSIPTKPTESISKASSCTPVPVTMTVTPPLPKPANTSLLSPTPALALPNLANVDLAKISSILSSLTSVMKNTGVSPASRPSPGTPTSPSNLTSGLKTPVPATTTSHNPLANILSKVEITPESILSALSKTQTQSAPALQGLSSLLQSVTGNPVPSSEAASQSTSASPANTTVSNIKGRNLPSNTQSFISKGFSYSPNSSTSEVSSTSASKASIGQSPGLPSTTFKLPSNTLGFTSTHNTSPAAPPTEVAMCQSSEISKPKLESESTSPSLEMKIHNFLKGNPGFSGLNLNIPILSSLGSSAPTESHPSDFQRGPTSTSIDNIDGTPVRDERSGTPTQDEMMDKPTSSSVDTMSLLSKIISPGSSTPSSTRSPPPGREESYPRELSNSLSTYRPFGLGSESPYKQPSDGMERPSSLMDSSQEKFYPDTSFQEDEDYRDFEYSGPPPSAMMNLEKKPAKSILKSSKLSDTTEYQPILSSYSHRAQEFGVKSAFPPSVRALLDSSENCDRLSSSPGLFGAFSIRGNEPGSDRSPSPKYPCRSHGPPTHVRCGESPGLHHFHHIDD
- the RPRD2 gene encoding regulation of nuclear pre-mRNA domain-containing protein 2 isoform X5 produces the protein MAAGGGGGSSKASSSSASSAGALESSLDRKFQSVTNTMESIQGLSSWCIENKKHHTTIVYHWMKWLRRSAYPHRLNLFYLANDVIQNCKRKNAIIFRESFADVLPEAAALVKDPSVSKSIERIFKIWEDRNVYPEEMIMALREALSTTFKTQKQLKENLNKQPNKQWKKSQTSTNPKAALKSKIVAEFRSQALIEELLLYKRSEDQIELKEKQLSTMRVDVCSTETLKCLKDKTGGKKFSKEFEEASAKLEEFVNGLDKQVKNGPSLTEALENAGIFYEAQYKEVKVVANAYKTFANRVNNLKKKLDQLKSTLPDPEESPVPSPSMDAPSPTGSESPFQGMGGEESQSPTVESEKSATPEPATDNRDVEDMELSDVEDDGSKIIVEDRKEKPVEKSAVSTSIPTKPTESISKASSCTPVPVTMTVTPPLPKPANTSLLSPTPALALPNLANVDLAKISSILSSLTSVMKNTGVSPASRPSPGTPTSPSNLTSGLKTPVPATTTSHNPLANILSKVEITPESILSALSKTQTQSAPALQGLSSLLQSVTGNPVPSSEAASQSTSASPANTTVSNIKGRNLPSNTQSFISKGFSYSPNSSTSEVSSTSASKASIGQSPGLPSTTFKLPSNTLGFTSTHNTSPAAPPTEVAMCQSSEISKPKLESESTSPSLEMKIHNFLKGNPGFSGLNLNIPILSSLGSSAPTESHPSDFQRGPTSTSIDNIDGTPVRDERSGTPTQDEMMDKPTSSSVDTMSLLSKIISPGSSTPSSTRSPPPGREESYPRELSNSLSTYRPFGLGSESPYKQPSDGMERPSSLMDSSQEKFYPDTSFQEDEDYRDFEYSGPPPSAMMNLEKKPAKSILKSSKLSDTTEYQPILSSYSHRAQEFGVKSAFPPSVRALLDSSENCDRLSSSPGLFGAFSIRGNEPGSDRSPSPKYPCRSHGPPTHVRCGESPGLHHFHHIDD